In the Ranitomeya imitator isolate aRanImi1 chromosome 2, aRanImi1.pri, whole genome shotgun sequence genome, atgtcagcgggtgatccagcaacgaaataaagttctggccttctagttccgaccagcgatgtcacagcaggatccagatcgctgctgcgtgtcaaacacaacgagatcgctatccaggacgctgcaatgtcacggatcgctatcgttatcgttgtaatgttgttcagtgtgaaggtaccttaattcattagcctaaccctaacattagaataaaccctaactttagccccaacactaaccctaactatagcactaaccctaacctgccttatctgggttttttttactgtataacaagatcgctgactgacacagctgttgccagcagcacttgtaacagtgtttctcctctaatctctcactgacagaTCTGAGGAGAAACAGCAATTTTTTGAGGCTGATCGCCTGCGAACGTTTGTTGCTGTAACAAACTTTCATAGTTATTTGCCTCATTGGTTAGTGTGACTCTGACGTCATCAGGACCTTAACCAATCAGGTTTcgatgaggtcgggggtcacagtaAGCGATGTGCGCCGGAATCCCCTCTTTATAAGGTATGTGGGGGTCACAGTGAGCACAAAACCACTGACCGTAGACAAACATCGGCGCTGCACAAAGCCTGCTAGCACCGACGTTTATCTACCGTTGGCAGTCACGAAGTGGTTAATTTAAGGGTACCATAATTCCTGTCCATGCCTATttcataagttttatttttttctaaattatGTGTAAATATGgttgaaaatcaatgtctgactGTCATTTGTTCatttatagattttttatttattattacttttgtcagattcaagataTTTCTGTGACCGTTGTGGTTTTTtcggtcattaaacgaggggtaccaacaattttgaccatgtatgTAGGAGGAATTAATATTTTGATTTCACAGCCAGTTTCTGGAAATTaacacgcagtggatgttggagagtgaaaattacacatttgccattttattacccagcacataatgcccagattgtgctccaggagacacacaccgcaaattaagtggattcttctcactataatattgctaaatacagggatcttaaatgttgtttgagcacactgcaagactcagaggtgagagcggattttgctggattggtttatagaaaccctGCTGGTTTTCaatagcctttgagccactaatagtgtgggaacctctgtttttccattatgatggacctgagtggggacttgtttttgtgaGATGACAATTGGTATTATCTTTGCCTACATAACAttaattggtttctttttatttgatatttgggaggcagaatgaacaaacagttgaacaccacacactactggttcatccaacaaggttttctattagactgcgaACTGTCATTGTATTGGTaaagttttttacatagcttgccatttttatggacagtttaagtagaaattttcaaaaatataaaactcaaggatattttattaaaaaaattgttttttatcttagcagatgactgtaccaggagatcagacggACAGCggacatcttcagtttttaaatctgatgattttGAGATCCTACAAAATACAActcaagtgaatgccattactccagatatattatcatccattcacagcaaagatctgtcatctgatcctatgaaacaggtcccatcttctgattcattactgactactaaggaaaatcaaagtcacaaaagaggcattaaaaaacaaactgctcctagagcaaagaagtcattttcatgttcagaatgtgggaaatgttttaacaacaaATCAGAGTTGGTTAGGCACCAtacaactcacacaggggagaagcctttttcctgctcagaatgtggtaaatgttttatccagaaatcagatttggttaggcaccatagaactcacacaggggagaagcctttttcctgttcagaatgtggtaaatgcttTAACCAGAAAGGgattcttgttagtcaccagagaactcacacaggggagaagcccttttcctgttcagaatgtggtaaatgttttatccagaaatcagatttggttaggcaccatacaactcacacaggggagaagcctttttcctgttcagaatgtggaaaatgttttgcacggaaatcactgcttgttactcaccatagaactcacgccgaggagaaacctttttcctgttcagaatgtgggaaatgttttgcacagaaATCACTGCTTGTATCTCACCATAAaactcacacagaggagaaacctttttcctgttcagaatgtgggaaatgttttgcacagaaATCACTGCTTGTatctcaccatagaactcacacagaggagaaacctttttcctgttcagaatgtgggaaatgttttgcacagaaATCACTGCTTGTATCTCACCATAGAACTCACCCAgaggagaaacctttttcctgttcagaatgtgggaaatgttttacccagaaagggaatcttgttattcaccagaaaactcacacagatgagaagcctttttcctgttcagaatgtgggaaatgttttaaccggaaatgtcatcttgttagtcaccagaaaactcacacaggggagaagcctttttcctgttcagaatgtgggaaatattttgcacATAAATCATtgcttgttactcaccagagaactcacacaggggagaagcccttttcatgttcagaatgtgggaaatgttttaaatggaaaatagatcttgatagccatcaaagaacccacacaggggagaagcctttttcctgttcagattgtgggaagtATTTTAGCCggaaagcgcttcttgttagacatcagagcagtcacaccgaGAAGCCTTttacattttcttaatgtgggaaatattttacttggaaatcaactgttaataaacgtcagagacgtcacataggggagaagtcttttttatgttcataatgttggaatagttttaaccaaaaatgaatcttcttaaatgggttgtctcttgtcattcctcatgtttgctgacaaaaggataaaactaaactttattcattccaaatgtaaaactatacccataatggTTAGTCagcaggtgactaatagaaaaacatgtaccccacatttcagtatatagggtgaggtaaCATATAGACACTCattctccaagcctctcatttctacggttttcatcgtcctcaccaaaggtgactcatcaggagactatttaatattgacatATATtcatatgtttgctaatgacaggtgttatgaaggcaatccagaaacacagtgtgcttagcgatcagagcgcacacagtgatctgacaaatacccaaaaatacaagaacgagctctgagacgtggaaactctgtagactgcacacctgatcctatcctaaacacaactaaaagcggctgtggattgcgcctaacaactacctaggcaactcggcacagcctaagaaactagctagcctgaagatagaaaaataggcctgacttgccccagagaaattccccaaaggaaaaggcagccccccacatataatgactgtgagtaagatgaaaagacaaaacgtagggatgaaatagattcagcaaagtggggcccgatattctaggacagagcgaggacagtaaagcgaactttgcagtctacaaaaaaccctaaagcaaaaccacgcaaagggggcaaaaaaaacccaccgtgccgaactaacggcacggcggtacaccctttgcgtctcagagcttccagcaaaacaaaagacaagctggacagaaaaaaagcaacaaaaaagcaaaaagcacttagctatacagagcagcaggtcacaggaacaatcaggagaagctcaaatccaacactgaaacattgacaaggagcaaggatagcagcatcaggcggagttaagtaatgaagcagttaacgagctcaccagaacacctgagggaggaagctcagaagctgcagtaccacttgtgaccacaggagtgaattcagccacagaattcacaacagatacgcccccgatgtatcctgaacgatgagaaaaagaggttagattttactcacccaggggcggtccggtccgatgggcgtcgcgttctggtccagggcctcccatcttcttacgatgcgtcctcttcttgtagtcacgctgcggctccggcacaggcgtactttgtctgccctgttgaaggcagagcaaagaattgcagtgcgcaggcgctgggcctctgtgacctttcctggcacctgcgtactgcagtactttgctctgccatcaacagggcagaaaaagtacacctgcgccagagccgcagcgtgactacaagaagaggacgcattgtaagaagatgggaggccctagaccagaccgcgacgcccatcggaccggatcccccctgggtgagtataatctaacctctttttctcatctttcaggatacattgggggcgtatctacagcattccagaatgctgtagataagcccctgatgccggttgacttagctcaccttcaattttgggggtgacagtttccctttaacatgatacatgattttagggttttctttgtctagtctcgcttgaatatagttcaatattaaatagtctcctgatgaatgaatccaatgaatattcatttctcttacgtagccgcacacgtgaccgccggcagcagcaggaagccggtggctgacactgcgcactattgaagagcaatgaatactcaccgctctctgtGCGCACAGTCCCGGCGAGTActgcggcagctgtgctctgcttgtgacgtccctgccatgtgctgcttacaagcataaagcagctgctgggagGGAGCGCCAggtaggtaagtgtaatgtttttttttttttttttaatgttttctgatggggccatgcataccaggatggggggcaattataaggatggggccatgcatactaggaccgggatgggggccaatcataccagaatagggataggGACCTGCGTACTAAAACGAAATGGGGAccacgcataccaggataaggatgagagatccatgcataccaggaaaatgatgagggggccatatataccaggataggggatattaagtactgaattgaccacattttttgcctaatttcctcctctaaaatctaGATGCATCTTTTAGTCCAAAAAAATATGGTATCTTTTTTTCTTCTCCGtgaactcattcctcatgtttggcctcactaaaataaaaacactcatactccgCTGGCGTGCCGGCTCCACTTCAGCAGTGTCGAGACTCACTGTCCCggggcttatgtgaggttgttacatcacacgagccctgcacCCGATTAGCGGCAGCTTCACTGTTCCTTCTTTCGGACGTATTGAACATGAAGCCAGAGCCGCGGCTGCTCTCCGATTGCCTTCTGATGcttgatttgtctgaaggtggggacagtgacatcaGTGCTGATTGGacacagggctcacatgacataacctCAAAAGTTCCCCAAGAACACAAGCGCCAACACCAGTGAAACACTGCCAGCATGGGAGGTTTGTATAAAgcctcatacccatttgcgagaaaaatgtaagagtgcaatccgataaattaaaaaaataaaaatatcgaaCTTCACTCTGACCAACgtcattcaatgggtgacatctcatttgcaagttttttctcagctgaaatctgactgagaaaaaaaatcacagcatttgcgtattgctgcgattctcagaggagactcgccaatgtaagtcaatgggtgcgggggaaaataaaaaaaatcgcacagcactcgcaccatgcgagtgcttttCGATTTTTACACACCGGTGCCCTTTGGAAAGCCAGTAACTCAGTGCGGCGTACAGCAGTAATATCACACTGACCGCTTACAATAGAATAcacatagaaatatatatatatacatatagatataaaagaacacagcagcacatgtacatgaatctaggccatgtgaaaacacagacaaatgttcgatatgaatcatttctcaaaaatattttttcataaaaaaaatttcaaaaattttttttttcataaaacttacagttatagataaaatgaagattcttagcgcataaattggccaattcatgtgtgcccatcaaccacatttgtctgtgttttcacatggcctagattcatgtacatgtgctgctgtgttcttttatatctatatgatgcagcttgcatgtgttcacattgggagtgctggttggctttatatatatatatatattggcccgTGTGAaatttttcgcacattggttgtcggggtgtTATCTCGACCTATTCTCTGATGAGTCCATCTTAGAGATGATGTCACGGTGTCGGAGAGACAAGACACAGTACACCGGGTATGTATCTGAAGTATCTCTAGTTTGAGCATACACAGACTTTTTATTCATACTTATGTTGGAAGCGGATTCACCATATATGGGCTAAGCGTCTGAGAGTTTACTATTTGTCTCCCTGTGGTTTCGCAATCATATTTTTGCACAGAACTTTATTTGTTATCTACCCAGGACATTTCATCCCCCATGCCCTGCTACAAGTAGATCTTGAACAATAACAGCGgcatgaagaatagtgaataacaacttgtTTTTCTTAACTTTAGTAACACAtaaaatggaggcaagcaagataaaatggatcctgctataacaaatTCCCCCATTTTATTCACTATTCTGAATAAGCTGTACTGTTTCCTGGCCGAAGGATTTGTTAGTATATATCATCATCAGCTGTGTGAGTGCAGAATTTCCCAGTATCTACAGAGATACAATTAAAAACTATTTTGAACAATATATATGCAATAAGGATAATCACAACAATATGCAATAGGCTTTGTAAAATCCCAGCTACCCAGCTCCTGATCCCCttaaaccagttggctgggttgagTAAAGAAAGTGTCTGACCACCAGGAAAGGACAGTGTCTgtccttagtaacatagtaacatagttagtaaggccgaaaaaagacatttgtccatccagttcagcctatattccatcataatagatccccagatctacgtccttctacagaacctaataattgtatgatacaatattgttctgctccaggaagacat is a window encoding:
- the LOC138663035 gene encoding oocyte zinc finger protein XlCOF22-like — encoded protein: MDMDREKMAERILHLALEILFRLIGEDYTVVKKTSSDRCQDPVSEGWGRPLSPITGLPPHPLIHEDINDQKILELIYKMIELLTGEVPIRCQDVAVYFSMEEWEYLEGHRHLYKNVIMEVPQPLTSPDLSSKRTTPERCPRPLLPQDCNQEDPNVPQDHQGEDLTHINTTETYVRGDEWCKEEIPTYDYPADDCTRRSDGQRTSSVFKSDDFEILQNTTQVNAITPDILSSIHSKDLSSDPMKQVPSSDSLLTTKENQSHKRGIKKQTAPRAKKSFSCSECGKCFNNKSELVRHHTTHTGEKPFSCSECGKCFIQKSDLVRHHRTHTGEKPFSCSECGKCFNQKGILVSHQRTHTGEKPFSCSECGKCFIQKSDLVRHHTTHTGEKPFSCSECGKCFARKSLLVTHHRTHAEEKPFSCSECGKCFAQKSLLVSHHKTHTEEKPFSCSECGKCFAQKSLLVSHHRTHTEEKPFSCSECGKCFAQKSLLVSHHRTHPEEKPFSCSECGKCFTQKGNLVIHQKTHTDEKPFSCSECGKCFNRKCHLVSHQKTHTGEKPFSCSECGKYFAHKSLLVTHQRTHTGEKPFSCSECGKCFKWKIDLDSHQRTHTGEKPFSCSDCGKYFSRKALLVRHQSSHTEKPFTFS